TTGGGCCATCCGGCGCAGGACAACCGCAGCGACAGCGTCGCCATCGTGAAGGCCAACGCCAGCCGCGTGCAGGAAGCCCTGCGGGTGATCGAGGAATTCGCCCGCACGGGTGATGCCGTTCTCGCCCGCACGGCGGCCGCCGTGCGCTACGCGCTTTACGACCATGAGGTGCGCATCCTTGAGGCCTGCGGGCACAACCGTCGCCAGCAACAGCTGGCTGACGCCAAGCTTTGCCTGATCACGGATCCCGGCGCCGACGACAACCCTGACCGGCTCATGCACAACGTGAAGGCGGCCCTGGAGTCAGGCGTCACCCTGGTGCAGTACCGGCGCAAACACGGCTCCGATGGCCTGCGGCTTCAGGAGGCACAGCAACTGGCGCAGCTCTGCCGAGCGCACAACGCCCTGTTCATCGTGAATGACCGCATCGACCTCGCCCTGCTCGTGAATGCCGACGGTGTTCATCTCGGCCAGGAGGATCTGCCGCAGCACGAGGCCCGTCGTCTTCTCGGCAACGAGAAGCTGATCGGACGCAGCACCCATGCGCTGGCACAGCTTGAGGCAGCGCAACAGGAAGGGGCGGATTATGCGGGCGTAGGGCCGGTGTTCGCCACCGCCACCAAAGCCGATCGCCAACCCGCCGGACTGAACTGGGTGAAGGAGGCCTGCGCAGCAGCCCGCATTCCTTGGTTTGCCATCGGCGGCATCACCGCCACAACGTTGCCCCAGGTGCTTGAGGCTGGCGCCAACCGGGTGGCTGTGGTGAGCGCGATCATGGCGTCCGACGATCCAGCGCTTGCCAGCCGGCAGCTGCTGGATCTGCTCATCTGAACCGTCGATCTGCCATGCAACTCACCGTGAACGGAGAGGCACGTGAGCTCAATGGAGCCCTCACCCATCTCGATCAGGTCATCGACGCCCTCGGCCATCACCCAAGGTTGGTGGTCGTGGAATTCAATGGCCTGATCCTTACTCCTGAACGCTGGGGGGGCCAACCCGTTCAGGACGGTGACAGCCTGGAGATCGTCACCATTGTGGGTGGTGGTTCCTAGGATCAGCTCAGTTTTTAACGTCGTTTTGGCCCATTCGCCGAATCGCCTCTCCAACCGCGCAATCCACCGCTTGCTCTCGGGCTTGATGGTGCCAGTGCTGCTGGTGGGTCTTCTCTTAATCCATCCGCTTCCCAGCGATGCGGCCCGTGGTGGCCGAATTGGAGGCGGCAGCTTCAGGGCCCCAAGCATGCCCCGGAGCGGTGGCTATGGCGGTGGCGTCAGAGGGGGATACAACGGCGGCTACAACAGGGGCTACGGCGGCGGTTTCGGCTTCCCCTTCATCATTCCAATTTTCGGCTTCGGCGGTGGCGGACTGCTGGGATTCCTGGTGTTGATGGCCATCGTCGGGGTGGTGGTGAATGCAGTCCGTGGAGGTGGCGGACGTCCTGCAATCGGCGGTGGCGTCGGTGGTTACGACGGCCCTCGGGAAATCCCGATGGGTCCGGTGTCGCTGCTTCAACTGCAGATCGGCCTTCTGGCCAGCGCCAAGGATCTTCAGACGGATCTCCGTGCGCTTGCCTCATCGGCCGACACCAGTTCCGCCAGTGGCCTTCAGCGGGTGCTGCAGGACACCACCTTGGCCCTCTTGCGCCAACCGGATCTTTGGGTTTACGCCAATGCCGAATCCGGCAGCGTTCCCTTCAACGCGGCTGAATCCACCTTCAATCGCCTCTCCATGACCGAGCGCAGCAAACTGCGCGAAGAACTCACCACCAACGTGGGGGGTGTCCGGTCGAACGTTGACACCATCGCGAGTCGCGGTGATGCCGATGCCACCAATGAATTCATCGTGGTGACGCTCCTGGTGGCCAGCCGCCGCCCCGTGACCCTCAAGAAAGCCGACAACGGTGAAGATCTGCGAGAATCCCTGCGAATTCTGGGTTCGACAGCCTCCAGCGATCTCATTGCTCTCGAGGTGATCTGGCAACCCGATGGTGCTGGCGACGTTCTCAGCGCCGATGAACTGGTGACGGCCTACCCCAACCTCCAACACCTCTGAGCAGGTTTAAGAAAATCTTCCGCAGATTTGATGTCATGAAACGCGTAAAAAGCGCACGAGATCGATAGGTTGAAATCACTAGTAACGCATCAGTTCATTGGCCCCTGCATCCCGACCAGATCCAAGATCAATGCAGTGGCAGACGAACGGGGAGCTTGATCGCAACGATCTCTTTGAACTGGTGCGCACGCTCAGGGACGTCGAATCACCCAACCACAGCAATGAGCTTTGGCGATTGGGGACGAAATACGACCAAGCCTCCTAAACCGATTCCGGATCTCCAACCGTCCCTCTTGCCCGCTTGGGTGAGTCACTGCACCGTGCGGATGCTGCTTTGGTTCGATGTCGGCCCGAACCCCGTCTTGGGTGAATTCCAGCGTGCTGATGGAAGCCATTCAGCGCTATCAACAAGATCGTCTACCCCGTTCCCTGCGTCTCTGGGTGGAGGCCACGCTGGAACTGGATCCCGAGGAGCCCGTTGCCAACCTCCTGCCCCACCCGTTGACGGATTAACCCTTCAGACCTGACCGTTCAGGATTGAACGCACGGCCCTGGAGAATGCGCAAAGCGGCCATCGCTGCGCCGTAGCCGTTGTCGATATTCACCACGGTGAGGCCGGGTGCGCAGCTCGCCAGCATGCCCTCGAGGGCGGCACGCCCACCTGCACTGACCCCATACCCCACGGACACAGGCACTCCGATCACCGGTTGGGGCACTAACCCAGCCAGCACCGTGGGCAGGGCCCCTTCCATCCCGGCGCAGGCAATCAACACATCCAAGGGCTGGAGCGATGGCAGCACCGCCAGGAGGCGATGCAGGCCTGCCACGCCCACATCCAGCAGCATCTTGGTGGCCACACCATGCACCTGCAGGGAGAGTTCCGCTTCAGCGGCAACGCGTCGATCGCTTGTGCCGCCACTGAGCACGCCTACCGCCACACCCTGGGACGGAGTCGGGAGCACTCCATCCGTAAGGCAACCTGCATCGCAGTGCCATCGCACGGTCGGCAAGGCCTCCATAACCGCGGC
The sequence above is a segment of the Synechococcus sp. PROS-7-1 genome. Coding sequences within it:
- the larB gene encoding nickel pincer cofactor biosynthesis protein LarB: MTVDEARLDLQRRQRLGMVEAVWGEHKSAEQITAILHSMRAAGELALVTRVNPAKAAAVMEALPTVRWHCDAGCLTDGVLPTPSQGVAVGVLSGGTSDRRVAAEAELSLQVHGVATKMLLDVGVAGLHRLLAVLPSLQPLDVLIACAGMEGALPTVLAGLVPQPVIGVPVSVGYGVSAGGRAALEGMLASCAPGLTVVNIDNGYGAAMAALRILQGRAFNPERSGLKG
- a CDS encoding DUF1517 domain-containing protein, which gives rise to MAHSPNRLSNRAIHRLLSGLMVPVLLVGLLLIHPLPSDAARGGRIGGGSFRAPSMPRSGGYGGGVRGGYNGGYNRGYGGGFGFPFIIPIFGFGGGGLLGFLVLMAIVGVVVNAVRGGGGRPAIGGGVGGYDGPREIPMGPVSLLQLQIGLLASAKDLQTDLRALASSADTSSASGLQRVLQDTTLALLRQPDLWVYANAESGSVPFNAAESTFNRLSMTERSKLREELTTNVGGVRSNVDTIASRGDADATNEFIVVTLLVASRRPVTLKKADNGEDLRESLRILGSTASSDLIALEVIWQPDGAGDVLSADELVTAYPNLQHL
- a CDS encoding thiamine phosphate synthase; translated protein: MESMPVAPSTDPRVARLIDANLDRAREGLRVIEDWCRFGLDRQDLVVPLKDWRQQLGQLHDDAYRQARSTATDAAAGLGHPAQDNRSDSVAIVKANASRVQEALRVIEEFARTGDAVLARTAAAVRYALYDHEVRILEACGHNRRQQQLADAKLCLITDPGADDNPDRLMHNVKAALESGVTLVQYRRKHGSDGLRLQEAQQLAQLCRAHNALFIVNDRIDLALLVNADGVHLGQEDLPQHEARRLLGNEKLIGRSTHALAQLEAAQQEGADYAGVGPVFATATKADRQPAGLNWVKEACAAARIPWFAIGGITATTLPQVLEAGANRVAVVSAIMASDDPALASRQLLDLLI
- the thiS gene encoding sulfur carrier protein ThiS, whose translation is MQLTVNGEARELNGALTHLDQVIDALGHHPRLVVVEFNGLILTPERWGGQPVQDGDSLEIVTIVGGGS